In Leisingera methylohalidivorans DSM 14336, a single genomic region encodes these proteins:
- a CDS encoding TonB-dependent receptor plug domain-containing protein, whose product MSKASLSLAAALTAAAPALATAQDAEITDLGEIIVSGGFTPVEAQKYGRSASVLTSEEIEDRGLTTVQDALRSVPGLMVSGSGDSFTQVRIRGAEANHTLILIDGVEASGGDSEYILSGLDTANIERIEVLRGPQSVFYGSNASAGVINIITRTGGTGTEYGGSAEAGSDGYRASARVSSRTERGGVSFSLAHDNDDGYDISGDGGEKDGIRRNTLQLKGDQLVNGRLKLGFNFRTSDERYDGDSTSFTATDSASYVVDDPTQFSDRDEQLAQVYAELDTLGGRLKHRLSLERTDFDRSFNGGTPTETKTEAAKYLLSFGLDGRPADQADHLLNAILEWEEDSSSTNPAFARETNSFALEYRGSFANGLDLQLGVRHDSNSVFEDATSWTASASYIFAGSGVRLHSSAGTGVVNPSYFELFANSTFGSTTYLGNPGLQPEENRSFDFGVEVPFLQGRGLVDVTYFDETLTGEIESYMVNATTISYRNQAGDSDRKGVELAASLEATENLGLRLSYTYLDASNPNGSVEIRRPEHELLLSATLDTVNGRGSITTDIRHVAGNWDTQFFNSSTVAELDDYTTVNVSAQYQLTDNVVLTGRVSNLFDEDYADVWGYAKRGRAAYIGVRASF is encoded by the coding sequence ATGAGCAAGGCAAGCCTGTCCCTGGCCGCGGCCCTGACCGCCGCCGCCCCCGCACTCGCAACTGCCCAGGACGCAGAGATCACCGATCTGGGGGAAATCATCGTCTCCGGCGGCTTCACCCCGGTTGAAGCGCAGAAATACGGCCGCTCTGCCTCGGTCCTGACCAGCGAGGAGATCGAAGACCGCGGCCTCACCACCGTTCAGGATGCGCTGCGCTCGGTTCCCGGCCTGATGGTGAGCGGCTCCGGCGACAGCTTTACCCAGGTCCGCATCCGCGGCGCCGAAGCCAACCACACGCTGATCCTGATTGACGGCGTCGAGGCCTCCGGCGGCGACAGCGAATACATCCTGTCCGGGCTGGACACCGCCAATATCGAGCGCATTGAGGTGCTGCGCGGCCCGCAATCGGTGTTCTACGGCTCCAACGCCTCGGCCGGCGTGATCAACATCATCACCAGGACCGGCGGTACCGGCACAGAATACGGCGGCAGCGCTGAGGCGGGTTCGGACGGCTACCGTGCCTCGGCGCGGGTTTCGTCGCGCACCGAACGCGGCGGTGTCTCCTTCAGCCTGGCGCATGACAACGACGACGGCTACGACATCTCTGGCGACGGCGGCGAAAAGGACGGCATCCGCCGCAACACCTTGCAGCTGAAGGGCGACCAGCTGGTCAACGGCCGGCTGAAGCTTGGCTTCAACTTCCGCACCTCGGACGAGCGATATGACGGCGATAGCACCTCTTTCACCGCAACGGACTCGGCCAGCTATGTCGTGGATGATCCCACGCAATTCAGCGACCGCGATGAACAGCTGGCCCAGGTATATGCCGAGCTTGACACGTTGGGCGGCCGCCTGAAACACCGGCTGTCGCTGGAGCGCACTGACTTTGACCGATCCTTCAATGGCGGCACCCCGACCGAAACCAAGACCGAAGCAGCAAAATACCTGCTGAGCTTTGGCCTGGACGGACGGCCGGCAGATCAGGCAGACCACCTTCTGAACGCAATTCTGGAATGGGAAGAGGATTCCAGCAGCACCAACCCGGCCTTTGCGCGCGAAACCAACTCATTTGCCCTGGAGTACCGCGGCAGCTTTGCCAATGGCCTGGATCTGCAGCTTGGGGTGCGCCACGACAGCAACAGCGTTTTCGAAGACGCAACCAGCTGGACGGCGAGTGCTTCCTACATATTTGCTGGCAGCGGCGTGCGTCTGCACAGCTCGGCGGGAACTGGCGTCGTGAATCCCTCTTACTTTGAGCTGTTTGCCAACAGTACCTTTGGCTCCACCACCTATCTCGGCAACCCGGGCCTGCAACCGGAGGAAAACCGCAGCTTCGACTTTGGGGTTGAGGTGCCATTCCTGCAGGGGCGCGGACTGGTCGATGTGACCTATTTCGACGAAACGCTGACGGGTGAAATCGAGAGCTACATGGTGAACGCGACCACGATCTCCTACCGCAACCAGGCCGGTGACAGTGATCGCAAAGGTGTTGAGCTGGCAGCAAGCCTGGAGGCCACCGAAAACCTCGGCCTGCGCCTCTCCTACACCTATCTGGACGCCAGCAACCCCAACGGCTCGGTTGAAATCCGCCGTCCGGAGCATGAGTTGCTGCTCAGCGCTACGCTGGATACCGTCAACGGCCGCGGTTCCATCACCACCGACATCCGGCATGTTGCGGGCAACTGGGACACTCAGTTTTTCAACTCCAGCACGGTTGCCGAACTCGACGATTACACCACTGTCAACGTCTCGGCCCAGTATCAGCTGACAGACAATGTGGTGCTGACCGGGCGCGTCAGCAACCTGTTCGACGAGGACTATGCTGACGTCTGGGGCTACGCCAAGCGCGGCCGTGCCGCCTATATCGGCGTGCGGGCCTCGTTCTGA
- a CDS encoding ABC transporter substrate-binding protein, which translates to MRRLPGIALALLWAATGAFAGPSRVVTMNLCADQLAMMLAAPGQLTSVSYIARDTRASAMAEAALAYPVNHGLAEEIYLLQPDLVIAGAYSTPATTDMLRRLGVSVVAFQPAQSLKDVRARILQMGEVLGREEAARALLADYDQRLAALQDAGPEAPRAALYAANGFTSGSMTLAGQILRAAGLRNIADEFGYEQSGHLPLELLTMSAPDLLIGTAPYHRSSRSEEVLQHPAVRRLAGRSGAGQIRDADWVCGTPHVLRAVAALAEERRKFLEKEGSQ; encoded by the coding sequence ATGCGCAGGCTGCCCGGCATAGCCCTGGCCCTTTTGTGGGCCGCCACCGGCGCCTTTGCCGGGCCGTCGCGCGTGGTCACGATGAACCTCTGCGCCGACCAGCTAGCGATGATGCTGGCCGCACCAGGCCAGCTGACCTCGGTCTCCTACATCGCGCGGGATACCCGCGCCTCGGCCATGGCAGAGGCTGCCCTGGCCTATCCCGTCAACCACGGGCTGGCAGAGGAGATCTATCTGCTGCAGCCGGATCTGGTGATTGCCGGCGCCTATTCCACCCCCGCCACCACGGATATGTTGCGCCGGCTTGGCGTATCGGTAGTGGCATTTCAGCCCGCGCAATCGCTGAAAGATGTGCGTGCGCGTATCCTGCAGATGGGTGAGGTTCTGGGCCGCGAAGAGGCGGCCCGGGCTTTGCTGGCAGACTATGACCAGCGGCTCGCCGCCTTGCAGGACGCCGGGCCGGAGGCGCCGCGCGCCGCGCTTTATGCCGCCAACGGGTTCACCTCCGGCAGCATGACCCTGGCCGGACAGATCCTGCGCGCGGCGGGGCTGCGCAATATCGCGGATGAATTTGGGTACGAGCAATCCGGTCATCTGCCGCTGGAACTGCTCACCATGTCGGCGCCCGATTTGCTGATCGGAACCGCCCCCTACCACCGCAGTTCGCGCAGCGAGGAGGTTCTGCAGCATCCGGCGGTGCGCCGCCTGGCCGGCCGCAGCGGTGCGGGGCAGATCCGCGATGCTGACTGGGTCTGCGGCACCCCGCATGTGCTGCGCGCGGTGGCGGCGCTGGCGGAGGAACGCCGCAAGTTTCTGGAAAAGGAGGGCAGCCAATGA
- a CDS encoding FecCD family ABC transporter permease, translating into MTRLMLVLATAVLALFLVSLTVGPADLGIGESLAALFDEDYGPLTLVMREIRLPRALLAGIIGGGLGLAGAAMQGYLRNPLAEPGLIGVSSSAALGAVLAINTGLAASLTLGLPLAALAGALAGVFLVMALAGPQGGSLTLILAGIAISAMAAALTSLVLNLSPNPFAANEIVFWMMGSLADRSMLHVWLVLPFALTGAAILLTLARGLDALTLGEDAAQTMGLNLNRLRLLLVVGTASVVGGATAVAGAIGFIGLVVPHILRPLVGGQPSRLLWASALGGAIMLQLADIAVRIILPSRDLKLGVVTALVGAPLFLHLIYKTRKGLA; encoded by the coding sequence ATGACCCGTCTGATGCTGGTGCTTGCCACGGCGGTTCTGGCGCTGTTTCTGGTGTCGCTGACCGTGGGGCCTGCGGATCTGGGCATCGGCGAAAGCCTGGCGGCGCTGTTTGACGAGGACTACGGGCCGCTCACCCTGGTGATGCGCGAAATCCGCCTGCCGAGGGCGCTGCTGGCGGGGATCATCGGCGGCGGGCTGGGGCTGGCGGGTGCCGCGATGCAGGGCTACCTGCGCAACCCGCTGGCGGAGCCGGGACTGATCGGCGTATCCTCCTCGGCCGCTCTGGGGGCGGTGCTGGCGATCAACACCGGGCTGGCTGCCAGCCTCACCCTGGGCCTGCCGCTGGCCGCTCTTGCCGGTGCTCTGGCAGGTGTCTTTCTGGTGATGGCGCTGGCCGGGCCGCAGGGCGGCTCACTGACGCTGATCCTGGCAGGGATCGCGATCTCAGCGATGGCGGCGGCGCTCACCTCGCTGGTGCTGAACCTGTCGCCCAACCCCTTTGCCGCCAATGAGATCGTGTTCTGGATGATGGGATCGCTGGCGGACCGGTCGATGCTGCATGTCTGGCTGGTGCTGCCCTTTGCGCTGACGGGGGCAGCAATCCTGCTGACCCTGGCGCGGGGCTTGGATGCGCTGACCCTGGGCGAGGATGCGGCGCAGACCATGGGGCTGAACCTGAACCGGCTGCGGCTGCTGCTGGTGGTCGGCACCGCCAGTGTGGTTGGCGGCGCCACCGCGGTGGCCGGGGCCATCGGCTTCATCGGCCTGGTGGTGCCGCATATCCTGCGCCCCTTGGTTGGCGGCCAGCCTTCACGGCTGTTGTGGGCCTCGGCGCTTGGCGGCGCCATCATGCTGCAACTGGCCGACATCGCGGTGCGGATCATCCTGCCGTCGCGCGACCTCAAGCTGGGGGTGGTCACCGCCCTGGTTGGCGCACCGCTGTTCCTGCATCTGATCTACAAGACACGGAAGGGGCTGGCATGA
- a CDS encoding ABC transporter ATP-binding protein, translating to MSVLSVENLSVTLRSRTVLREVSFAIREGEFVGLLGPNGAGKSSLMRAALGLIPAQGRSSLAEMTAEDRARAAAWMPQSREIAWPIPVERLVALGRLPHLPQGLRLPPADQALVDQAIARMGLEPFRQRAASRLSGGEQARALIARALAQDTPLLLADEPAAGLDPAHQISTMGVFASLAAEGRAALVSLHDLGLAARHCTRLILLAEGGILADGAPAEVLTPALMARAFGISVWHETTAQGPVFQPLEVL from the coding sequence ATGAGCGTGCTTTCGGTCGAAAACCTATCGGTCACCTTGCGCAGCCGTACGGTGCTTCGCGAGGTGTCGTTTGCGATCCGGGAAGGCGAGTTTGTCGGCCTGCTGGGGCCGAACGGTGCCGGCAAAAGCAGCCTGATGCGCGCCGCGCTGGGGCTGATCCCGGCGCAAGGGCGCAGCTCGCTGGCAGAGATGACTGCCGAAGACCGGGCCCGTGCCGCCGCCTGGATGCCGCAATCGCGCGAGATTGCCTGGCCGATCCCGGTGGAGCGGCTGGTGGCGCTTGGCCGCCTGCCGCATCTGCCGCAGGGGTTGCGGCTGCCGCCGGCGGATCAGGCGCTGGTCGATCAGGCCATCGCCCGCATGGGGCTGGAGCCGTTCCGCCAGCGCGCTGCCTCGCGCCTGTCCGGCGGCGAGCAGGCCCGGGCGCTGATTGCCCGCGCGCTGGCGCAGGACACGCCGCTTTTGTTGGCGGATGAACCGGCTGCGGGGCTGGATCCGGCGCATCAGATATCCACCATGGGGGTCTTTGCCAGCTTGGCCGCCGAAGGCCGCGCCGCGCTGGTCTCGCTGCATGACCTGGGGCTGGCTGCCCGCCATTGCACGCGGCTGATCCTGCTGGCCGAAGGCGGCATTCTGGCCGATGGCGCGCCCGCCGAAGTGCTGACACCGGCCCTGATGGCCCGCGCCTTTGGCATCTCGGTCTGGCATGAGACCACGGCGCAAGGGCCGGTGTTCCAGCCGCTGGAGGTGCTGTGA
- a CDS encoding adenosylcobinamide amidohydrolase — protein MGSINLERPWIEFDLGAEMQVLSWAVNRPGLVTARRILWREVRNSDLPPDLDVTEWFADELVQRGGEDTVAFLTSRDVRRYCEAEATVEGINAHAVATVGLSNAERVGSRMDYTRRNWGTINVALHLSEELTHAGLIETMSIAVQARTAAVMDAGIALPSGTATGTGTDCVAVAAPAGANSYAGLHTAIGEAIGKAVYQAVYIGALEWKLTNRRAAYA, from the coding sequence ATGGGCAGTATTAACCTAGAGCGGCCCTGGATCGAATTTGACCTCGGCGCAGAAATGCAGGTGCTGAGCTGGGCTGTGAACCGCCCCGGCCTCGTCACCGCCCGCCGCATCCTGTGGCGCGAGGTCCGGAACAGCGACCTGCCACCGGATTTGGATGTGACCGAATGGTTTGCGGATGAACTGGTGCAGCGCGGCGGCGAGGATACCGTGGCCTTCCTCACTTCGCGCGATGTGCGCCGCTATTGCGAAGCCGAGGCCACGGTGGAGGGCATCAACGCTCATGCGGTGGCCACTGTCGGCCTGTCGAACGCCGAGCGCGTGGGCAGCAGGATGGATTATACCCGCCGCAACTGGGGCACCATCAATGTCGCTCTGCACCTGTCCGAAGAGCTGACACATGCCGGGCTGATCGAAACGATGAGCATCGCTGTCCAGGCCCGCACCGCCGCGGTGATGGACGCGGGCATCGCCCTGCCCAGCGGAACCGCGACGGGCACCGGCACCGATTGCGTCGCGGTGGCTGCTCCCGCAGGCGCCAATTCTTATGCCGGCTTGCACACCGCAATTGGCGAAGCCATCGGCAAAGCCGTTTACCAGGCCGTCTACATCGGCGCCTTGGAATGGAAATTAACCAACAGGAGAGCAGCATATGCTTGA
- a CDS encoding DUF6925 family protein yields MLELEQVLKEALMQEGCGWNMGSFGAIAEFHHVAGDPAPQEQPGLMQVTSRGGLRVDTLEGVRPVAYETLSPKPHRWTQAVSLCLPRDAAAMNRRDVLTALGPDQDALRDEDRGAQLFDMGLGQFQADFCIRTADPELLQVLDENAGRSLFEQGNPAMGAILKHHPHRVLLTRLGRVEVYQMIGGPDTGGKSPEGPHTHVLPKLLRAERTHSANTPIPEGWVPCCGLHPENPVIGRLGEDKLFNRSAFDAFQELLAAWGAKAYCQGKQAVWELLKTATPADEAEEPESREGRAGWRNGIRQWRVLHGPSHLSESYAERFDRGAEQTDPENPGH; encoded by the coding sequence ATGCTTGAGCTTGAACAGGTGCTGAAAGAGGCGCTGATGCAGGAGGGCTGCGGCTGGAACATGGGTTCTTTTGGCGCGATTGCCGAGTTCCACCATGTGGCTGGCGACCCGGCGCCGCAGGAACAGCCCGGCCTGATGCAGGTGACCAGCCGCGGCGGCCTGCGCGTTGATACGCTGGAGGGCGTGCGCCCGGTCGCCTATGAGACCCTAAGCCCCAAACCGCACCGCTGGACCCAGGCGGTATCGCTGTGCCTGCCGCGTGATGCCGCTGCGATGAACCGGCGCGATGTGCTGACCGCGCTTGGCCCGGATCAGGACGCACTGCGGGACGAGGACCGCGGCGCCCAGCTGTTCGACATGGGGCTGGGCCAGTTTCAGGCCGACTTCTGCATCCGCACCGCCGACCCGGAATTGCTGCAGGTGCTGGATGAAAACGCCGGCCGTTCGCTGTTCGAGCAGGGCAATCCGGCGATGGGCGCGATTCTGAAGCACCATCCCCACCGGGTGCTGCTGACCCGCCTCGGCCGGGTCGAGGTCTATCAGATGATCGGCGGTCCCGACACCGGCGGCAAATCCCCGGAGGGCCCGCACACCCATGTGCTGCCGAAACTGCTGCGCGCCGAACGCACTCATTCCGCCAACACCCCGATCCCCGAGGGCTGGGTGCCCTGCTGCGGCCTGCATCCCGAAAATCCGGTGATCGGTCGGCTGGGCGAGGACAAGCTGTTCAACCGTTCTGCCTTTGACGCCTTCCAGGAACTGCTCGCGGCCTGGGGTGCCAAGGCATACTGCCAAGGCAAGCAGGCGGTATGGGAACTGCTGAAGACGGCAACGCCCGCCGATGAGGCAGAAGAGCCGGAGAGCCGCGAAGGCCGGGCCGGCTGGCGCAATGGCATCCGGCAGTGGCGGGTGCTGCATGGGCCCAGCCATCTGAGCGAATCCTACGCCGAGCGCTTTGACCGCGGCGCTGAGCAAACCGACCCGGAAAACCCGGGCCACTGA
- a CDS encoding MotA/TolQ/ExbB proton channel family protein, with protein sequence MSLAPFFDFMTRGGPALWVIAALSVLTMALFLWRVIELAHTGAWRKPQTKVWLDQWSKGEAPPAGHGQTPLDRVTLSAMRALLTPDFAPETAERETTRIAKAELAALRRGLRPLELIAAIAPLVGLLGTVLGMIGAFQALQESGSGADPSVLAGGIWEALLTTAAGMAVAIPATALASWIEGLAEREQAAMEDAATRVYTTAAARPALRHAAE encoded by the coding sequence ATGTCCCTTGCCCCCTTCTTCGATTTCATGACCCGCGGCGGCCCGGCCCTGTGGGTGATTGCTGCGCTTTCAGTGCTGACCATGGCGCTGTTCCTCTGGCGGGTAATCGAGCTTGCACATACAGGTGCTTGGCGCAAACCTCAGACTAAGGTCTGGCTTGATCAATGGAGCAAGGGAGAGGCACCTCCTGCCGGTCATGGCCAAACTCCGCTGGATAGGGTGACGCTTTCAGCGATGCGTGCGCTGCTGACGCCTGACTTCGCACCAGAGACCGCAGAAAGGGAAACCACCCGTATTGCCAAGGCCGAGCTGGCGGCCCTGCGCCGTGGTCTGCGCCCGTTGGAGCTGATCGCTGCCATCGCGCCGCTGGTCGGGCTGCTTGGCACCGTGCTCGGCATGATCGGCGCCTTCCAGGCCTTGCAGGAAAGCGGCAGCGGCGCGGATCCTTCGGTGCTGGCAGGCGGCATCTGGGAGGCGCTGCTGACCACGGCGGCCGGCATGGCCGTGGCAATCCCGGCTACGGCGCTGGCCTCCTGGATAGAAGGGCTGGCCGAGCGTGAACAGGCAGCAATGGAGGACGCTGCCACCCGCGTGTATACCACGGCAGCCGCCCGCCCTGCATTGCGGCACGCCGCAGAATGA
- a CDS encoding ExbD/TolR family protein, which produces MTLAFGPPRTKKRLGLAPMIDVVFLLLVFFMLASQFGRDRMVPLAMGGAGDAYQGPPRLVLVTAEGLRLNGVPVEAEALAERLAPLTRKKSDAIILQPNASASLQQLMDAAALLTEAGFTGLVVME; this is translated from the coding sequence ATGACGCTGGCCTTTGGACCACCGCGCACGAAAAAGCGCCTCGGCCTCGCGCCGATGATCGACGTGGTATTCCTGCTTTTGGTGTTCTTCATGCTCGCTTCGCAATTCGGCCGCGACCGGATGGTGCCGCTGGCCATGGGCGGTGCGGGCGATGCCTATCAGGGGCCGCCGCGGCTGGTTCTGGTGACCGCCGAAGGGCTGCGGCTGAACGGTGTGCCCGTGGAGGCTGAGGCCTTGGCAGAGCGGTTGGCTCCGCTGACTCGCAAGAAGTCTGACGCCATCATCCTGCAGCCGAACGCCAGCGCCTCATTACAGCAGCTAATGGATGCCGCGGCCCTGCTGACAGAGGCGGGTTTCACCGGCCTGGTTGTCATGGAGTGA
- a CDS encoding ExbD/TolR family protein: MDFSTPQRRRTAEPILPMINVVFLLLIFFLLSSQIAPRAPFTVVPPKLETGEAAASGAILFMAADGQLHFSGAKGGDALAAVIAQAGGRRRLSLRADAAVPAREVASLISRLRDTGITSVTLAGIGS, encoded by the coding sequence ATGGATTTCTCCACACCCCAAAGGCGCCGGACAGCTGAGCCAATCCTGCCGATGATCAACGTAGTCTTCCTGCTGCTGATCTTCTTCCTGCTGTCCTCGCAGATCGCCCCGCGGGCGCCCTTTACGGTGGTTCCGCCCAAACTGGAGACCGGCGAGGCCGCTGCCTCAGGAGCTATTCTGTTTATGGCAGCGGACGGTCAGTTGCATTTCAGCGGAGCAAAGGGAGGGGATGCATTGGCTGCGGTCATCGCGCAGGCCGGCGGCCGCCGGCGCCTCAGCTTGCGGGCTGATGCCGCAGTGCCAGCACGTGAAGTTGCGTCTCTGATCTCCCGGCTCAGAGACACGGGGATCACATCGGTCACACTGGCCGGGATTGGCTCATGA
- a CDS encoding TonB family protein translates to MNHRILFPACVAAAAILHAAPFLALQEGGTQAGGDGGTGQVTLTAASSELIQQVARWNRPQVVHPPASLAEPPASSAAPLHAITAALTTPSIPAASALAPAAQSDPLPAQPSPTTPPPPPPASAAPAQAKLSPASAAKNEKAAGSGQRRARGDNGADEASTGNSLREAQLKRRWGAAILSRVERQMRWPRGGEQGIARVRLKVSAQGQLIAVSVVRSSGSSRLDQAALQAAQKASYPRAPKALAPGDYLFDFSPRFSK, encoded by the coding sequence ATGAACCACCGCATCCTCTTCCCGGCCTGTGTTGCCGCAGCTGCGATCCTGCATGCGGCGCCCTTTCTGGCCTTGCAGGAGGGGGGGACACAGGCGGGAGGCGATGGCGGGACTGGGCAAGTCACGCTCACTGCTGCCTCATCTGAGCTGATACAGCAGGTCGCAAGGTGGAACCGGCCGCAAGTGGTCCACCCTCCGGCCTCCCTTGCAGAACCGCCCGCATCTTCAGCTGCGCCGCTCCATGCAATAACTGCAGCGCTGACCACTCCGTCTATTCCAGCCGCTTCCGCGCTTGCGCCCGCGGCACAATCAGATCCTTTGCCTGCACAACCTTCCCCAACAACGCCTCCTCCTCCGCCGCCAGCATCTGCGGCTCCCGCGCAAGCAAAGCTGTCTCCTGCGTCAGCGGCGAAGAATGAAAAGGCGGCTGGCAGCGGGCAGCGGAGGGCCCGTGGTGACAATGGTGCTGATGAAGCGAGCACCGGAAACTCTTTACGTGAAGCCCAACTGAAACGCCGATGGGGGGCGGCAATTCTATCCCGGGTCGAACGCCAGATGCGGTGGCCCCGCGGAGGGGAGCAGGGAATCGCAAGAGTGCGCTTGAAGGTTTCGGCCCAAGGCCAGTTGATTGCAGTATCTGTTGTAAGAAGCTCCGGCAGTTCGCGTCTGGACCAAGCCGCGCTGCAAGCCGCGCAGAAGGCTAGCTATCCACGAGCTCCTAAGGCACTCGCTCCCGGGGATTATCTATTTGACTTCTCACCCCGTTTTTCAAAATGA
- a CDS encoding LysR family transcriptional regulator gives MKHDQLLALEAIVSTGTFRGAAERLHKSQSAISHTIRQLEEELELDLFSREAYRPSLTPAGEIFYREASRVLRQMQGLRTTAARLRAREEPELTIAVSATMDLDPLLPTLADTGRRHPATHLRLRMEMMGGPIARLMEGKADIVLASLDGVPLDDVEAEPVAEVTIRPVASPDLNLPAGSRALSASEMHSHVQVVAAGTGGAAHEQSRDLLPGGLKWTVSDLAAKKKVILAGLGWGGLPDHMTEEERQSGALLSLNLEGFPLRRSMLFKIRRRDQAIGVVADELWNKIGIV, from the coding sequence ATGAAACACGACCAGCTCCTTGCCCTGGAGGCGATTGTCTCTACCGGCACCTTCCGCGGTGCAGCGGAGCGTCTGCACAAATCGCAGTCCGCCATCAGCCACACAATCCGCCAGCTGGAAGAGGAGCTCGAGCTGGATCTGTTCAGCCGCGAGGCTTACCGCCCATCACTCACCCCGGCCGGTGAAATCTTCTATCGCGAGGCGTCGCGGGTGCTGCGGCAAATGCAGGGCCTGCGGACCACCGCCGCCCGGCTGCGCGCCCGCGAAGAGCCGGAACTGACAATTGCCGTCAGTGCCACAATGGATCTGGACCCATTGCTGCCGACGCTTGCAGACACCGGCCGACGCCACCCTGCCACCCACCTGCGGCTGCGGATGGAGATGATGGGCGGCCCGATTGCCCGGCTGATGGAGGGTAAGGCGGACATCGTGCTCGCTTCCCTCGACGGGGTGCCCCTGGACGATGTGGAGGCAGAGCCGGTTGCTGAGGTAACGATCCGGCCCGTGGCCAGCCCTGACTTGAACCTGCCCGCCGGTTCCCGCGCATTGTCGGCATCCGAAATGCACAGCCACGTGCAGGTGGTCGCGGCCGGCACTGGCGGCGCCGCGCATGAACAGAGCCGCGATTTGCTTCCAGGAGGGCTGAAATGGACAGTTTCCGATCTCGCCGCCAAGAAAAAGGTGATCCTCGCCGGTCTCGGCTGGGGCGGTCTGCCTGATCACATGACGGAGGAGGAGCGGCAGTCCGGGGCCTTGCTTTCCCTGAACCTGGAAGGGTTCCCGCTGCGCCGGTCGATGCTTTTCAAGATAAGACGCAGGGACCAGGCAATTGGCGTCGTTGCTGATGAGCTTTGGAACAAAATCGGGATTGTCTAG
- the gstA gene encoding glutathione transferase GstA: MKLYYKPGACPLASHIALHETGRPFEIEAVDTAAGRTDSGADYRAINPKGYVPALGLDDGSVLTEGAAILQYIADSHPEAGLAPAAGTLARAQMQEQLNWIGTELHKAFGPLFREATSEAGKDDARTAVAGKFDFIEAQLEDGREWLVAGQFSVADAYLFVVSNWANFTGIDLARWPRLAAFVSRIATRPSAQAAMRAEGLIQ; encoded by the coding sequence ATGAAACTCTACTACAAACCCGGTGCCTGTCCGCTAGCTAGCCATATCGCCCTGCATGAAACCGGCCGCCCGTTTGAAATCGAAGCCGTGGACACCGCAGCAGGCCGGACCGATAGCGGCGCGGACTACCGCGCAATCAACCCCAAAGGCTATGTTCCGGCCCTGGGCCTGGACGATGGCAGCGTTCTCACCGAAGGGGCGGCTATTTTGCAGTATATCGCAGACAGCCACCCGGAGGCAGGCCTGGCGCCGGCCGCCGGTACCTTGGCCCGCGCCCAGATGCAGGAACAGCTCAACTGGATCGGGACCGAACTGCACAAGGCCTTTGGCCCGCTGTTCCGCGAGGCTACATCCGAAGCAGGCAAAGACGACGCGCGCACCGCTGTTGCGGGCAAGTTCGATTTCATAGAGGCCCAGCTGGAGGATGGCCGCGAGTGGCTGGTTGCCGGCCAGTTCTCAGTCGCCGATGCCTATCTGTTCGTTGTCTCGAACTGGGCCAATTTCACCGGCATCGATCTGGCCCGCTGGCCCCGGCTGGCCGCCTTTGTGAGCCGCATTGCCACCCGTCCGTCGGCTCAGGCGGCAATGCGCGCCGAAGGGCTGATCCAATGA
- a CDS encoding nuclear transport factor 2 family protein — MTPADHKMVSDLMETYFEGLHQADSAQLRKVFHPQLAYVCATEGDELYLDLETYMSRVDGREPPVKRGDPREEEILEIAFASDRLARVSARMTMMGRDFHDLLTLVRYGAEWRIIAKVFSYVPRKD; from the coding sequence ATGACGCCCGCTGACCACAAAATGGTCAGCGACCTGATGGAGACCTATTTTGAGGGCCTCCATCAGGCCGACAGCGCCCAGCTGCGTAAGGTTTTTCATCCGCAGCTGGCCTATGTCTGCGCCACCGAAGGCGATGAACTATATCTGGATCTTGAAACCTACATGAGCCGCGTGGACGGTCGTGAGCCGCCGGTCAAACGTGGTGACCCGCGCGAGGAGGAGATCCTGGAGATTGCTTTTGCCAGCGACCGGCTGGCCCGTGTCAGCGCCCGGATGACTATGATGGGGCGCGATTTCCACGATTTGCTCACCCTTGTCCGCTACGGCGCCGAATGGCGCATCATTGCAAAAGTGTTTTCCTATGTTCCGCGAAAGGACTGA
- a CDS encoding tautomerase family protein — MPYVNIKVTREGGPDGTGPSAEQKAQLIAGVTELLQDVLGKNPATTFVVINEVPLEDWGVGGLPVQEYRKQAQ; from the coding sequence ATGCCCTATGTGAATATCAAAGTGACCCGCGAAGGCGGCCCCGACGGCACCGGCCCAAGCGCAGAACAAAAAGCGCAGCTGATTGCCGGGGTCACGGAGCTCTTGCAGGATGTTCTGGGCAAGAACCCGGCGACAACCTTTGTTGTGATCAATGAGGTCCCGCTGGAGGATTGGGGTGTTGGCGGCCTGCCGGTTCAGGAGTACCGGAAGCAGGCGCAATGA